Proteins found in one Paenibacillus borealis genomic segment:
- a CDS encoding stalk domain-containing protein, whose protein sequence is MLLRKTVIRLIVCILVGSVFLPAGREAAAAPVLRVVSASGGSAHGIAAWSDGTVTGWGYNKQGQVGDGTSINQYIPRKVEGISGIVQVAAGGNASFALSKAGEVWGWGQAYSSFIPDDPVLPDQRRGGPVKLEGLQDVSFLTTDGSKGIAVKKDGTAMLWYPSYDQANSMLVQIRYLALEAVSGIKSAVINGNDVLFLTGDGSVKQMSLYNSVLNRMRLESDPVSVGTLASSSITSMAASQGEVFLLRSDGQILRWNKELQAPSPVAGLNGVYQLQAGFHRLYVLKKNGTVWQWNYNSGALAKPFQIKDGAGITNIWGSSGNFGFAQRKEGAFLGWGDGFDSGLATGSGTTTRDEEGYVLAPVQHPLTFSVNGKPFSFYGTAAVIDGKLYVPLTSVFKALGVQVSRGISNPDPKLGNYHFTVWNFVYGKSTIQVKVSDPLELYINGKKSGREFTMGSLPDSTMFPLEDICGILGIGLQWNKVTGEVEMGTAAAQ, encoded by the coding sequence TTGCTTTTACGTAAAACAGTTATTCGGCTCATAGTATGTATACTGGTGGGGTCCGTATTCCTGCCCGCCGGCAGGGAAGCAGCAGCTGCGCCGGTGTTAAGAGTGGTAAGTGCATCGGGCGGTTCTGCGCATGGAATTGCGGCCTGGAGCGACGGGACTGTGACCGGCTGGGGATACAACAAACAAGGCCAGGTTGGCGACGGGACCAGCATTAATCAGTACATTCCCAGAAAAGTGGAGGGTATAAGCGGCATCGTGCAGGTGGCGGCAGGCGGGAATGCATCCTTCGCGCTCAGCAAGGCTGGAGAGGTATGGGGCTGGGGCCAAGCCTACAGCAGCTTCATTCCGGATGACCCCGTTCTGCCGGATCAAAGACGGGGAGGTCCGGTTAAGCTGGAAGGTCTTCAGGACGTGTCTTTCCTGACTACGGACGGGTCCAAGGGGATTGCTGTGAAAAAAGACGGGACCGCAATGCTGTGGTATCCGTCCTATGATCAGGCTAACAGCATGCTGGTGCAGATCCGGTATTTAGCGCTTGAAGCTGTTTCAGGAATTAAATCCGCCGTGATTAATGGTAACGATGTATTATTTCTTACCGGGGATGGCAGTGTGAAGCAGATGAGCCTCTATAACAGTGTCCTGAACCGGATGCGCCTTGAGAGTGATCCGGTGAGTGTAGGTACGCTGGCTTCATCCTCTATAACAAGTATGGCAGCATCGCAAGGTGAGGTGTTCCTGCTACGAAGCGACGGCCAGATCCTGCGCTGGAACAAAGAGCTTCAAGCGCCGTCACCCGTTGCCGGTCTTAACGGCGTCTATCAGCTGCAGGCGGGATTCCACCGGTTGTATGTACTGAAGAAGAATGGGACAGTCTGGCAATGGAATTACAACTCAGGAGCACTGGCTAAACCGTTTCAGATTAAAGACGGAGCCGGCATCACCAATATATGGGGAAGCAGCGGAAACTTCGGATTTGCCCAGCGCAAAGAGGGTGCTTTTCTCGGTTGGGGAGATGGCTTTGACTCGGGACTTGCGACTGGCAGCGGTACGACAACCAGGGATGAAGAGGGTTATGTCCTTGCGCCGGTCCAGCATCCGCTAACTTTCTCCGTGAACGGGAAGCCGTTCTCTTTCTATGGGACCGCAGCAGTGATTGACGGCAAACTGTATGTTCCGTTAACAAGTGTATTCAAGGCGCTTGGTGTACAGGTCAGCAGGGGGATATCCAATCCGGATCCGAAGCTCGGCAATTATCATTTCACTGTCTGGAACTTTGTTTACGGGAAATCGACGATTCAAGTTAAGGTCAGTGATCCGCTCGAATTGTATATCAATGGCAAGAAATCGGGCCGTGAGTTTACAATGGGCAGCTTGCCCGATAGCACAATGTTCCCGCTGGAGGATATCTGCGGGATTCTCGGTATCGGCCTGCAATGGAATAAAGTCACAGGTGAAGTGGAGATGGGGACTGCAGCTGCCCAATAA
- a CDS encoding BlaI/MecI/CopY family transcriptional regulator: MNKDDFYAEQSKQFVEETFEGSLPWFLAAFTRSRKLSDSEVDALVKLIKEHKEE, encoded by the coding sequence CTGAATAAAGATGATTTCTACGCCGAACAGAGCAAGCAGTTTGTGGAGGAGACTTTTGAAGGCTCCTTGCCCTGGTTCCTCGCGGCGTTCACCAGAAGCCGGAAGCTTAGTGACAGTGAAGTTGATGCCCTTGTGAAGCTAATCAAGGAGCATAAGGAGGAATAG
- a CDS encoding M56 family metallopeptidase, which produces MVLFRLVCPFSFESAISLIPAEAQQVSVKLTASQAAAVAILPDSRSAQVIQVPEGSQGAASLQPVNAVSQSVTAIAQPADSPAPGDPWAQTALYIWLTGIGIMLVHRLTATIRLRRRLENAQLLSWNIYETRRISTPFVSGMLRPRIYLPPGLQDQERAYIIKHEQVHIRRFDHIIKPLAYVVLCIHWFNPLVWLAFFLMSEDMEKSCYESVIRQLGNGIKQDYSLSLLALSTGRRFTYGSPLAFGEHGTKGRIRNILHYRKPAFWVVLLCIAGIAAISAGLLGNPRQQAETTERDYAEQYIEANIVSYQRAVPDLTFEESTITTFEKIGQFDHLLDKPVQLWALEYRLKPDDADKLTLLGNITTDDGMLTEDGSMGKPVLVFSYQDSVPEYLGEIRSGENDMSRPAGQEIALRKFFEGKGQLPHETFSGNHILVKFVLTTGETSQLLLSQPVKQEEQGIWAVERWNDTHGNEYYNTPQTGETLSAFYAGLQAGADAGTDTTGLDPLQVAVQYIRTELNQPVSRDSIVVDYGATAADFAITPVSSFLGYVTGLTMDSGTLNLDQVEWLTLEDSGRFAALGITEEDLPGGFYILNKYKINDPYTVTEETEYKLIDRENPGSLQSVSKAEFIAYYEQFTDFAPPCMITVSNDEVKSVTEVYVP; this is translated from the coding sequence ATAGTCTTGTTCCGGCTGGTCTGCCCGTTCTCCTTCGAGAGTGCCATTAGTCTTATTCCGGCGGAGGCGCAACAGGTTTCAGTGAAATTGACGGCTTCACAAGCTGCTGCAGTGGCAATCCTGCCGGATTCCCGGTCCGCTCAAGTCATACAGGTACCGGAGGGGAGCCAAGGTGCTGCAAGCCTGCAGCCAGTGAATGCTGTATCACAGTCAGTGACTGCTATAGCTCAACCTGCAGACAGCCCTGCTCCCGGTGATCCATGGGCCCAGACTGCGCTGTATATTTGGCTTACCGGGATTGGCATTATGCTTGTCCACCGCCTGACTGCCACAATCCGCCTGAGGCGCAGGCTGGAGAACGCACAGCTCTTATCCTGGAACATCTATGAAACCAGGCGGATCTCAACCCCGTTTGTCTCGGGTATGCTGAGACCGCGGATTTATCTTCCCCCCGGTCTGCAGGATCAGGAGCGGGCTTATATTATCAAGCATGAGCAGGTGCATATCCGCAGATTTGATCATATCATCAAGCCGCTGGCCTATGTTGTACTCTGTATCCACTGGTTCAATCCGTTAGTCTGGCTGGCCTTCTTTCTAATGAGCGAGGATATGGAAAAGTCCTGTTATGAGAGTGTAATCCGTCAGCTGGGCAACGGAATTAAGCAGGACTATTCCCTCTCTTTGTTAGCTCTGTCGACCGGGAGACGTTTTACCTACGGTTCCCCGCTAGCTTTTGGAGAGCACGGAACCAAAGGGCGGATCCGCAATATTTTACATTACCGGAAACCTGCATTCTGGGTAGTCCTACTCTGTATTGCCGGAATTGCCGCGATCAGCGCGGGACTGCTTGGCAACCCCAGACAGCAGGCAGAAACCACTGAAAGGGATTACGCAGAACAATACATTGAGGCGAATATTGTCTCCTATCAAAGAGCGGTGCCGGATCTAACCTTTGAGGAAAGTACCATCACTACATTTGAGAAAATCGGTCAATTCGATCACCTGCTGGATAAGCCTGTGCAGCTTTGGGCATTGGAATACAGGCTGAAGCCGGATGACGCAGACAAATTAACGCTGCTGGGAAACATAACCACTGACGACGGTATGCTTACCGAAGACGGGAGCATGGGCAAGCCGGTGCTTGTATTCTCCTATCAGGATTCTGTGCCTGAATATCTGGGAGAGATCAGGAGCGGTGAGAACGACATGTCCCGGCCAGCCGGTCAGGAAATAGCTCTCCGTAAGTTCTTTGAAGGGAAAGGCCAGCTTCCGCATGAGACGTTCAGCGGCAATCATATTCTGGTCAAATTTGTTTTGACCACTGGTGAGACCAGCCAGCTGTTATTATCTCAGCCGGTGAAGCAGGAAGAGCAGGGCATTTGGGCGGTTGAACGCTGGAACGATACGCACGGTAATGAATATTACAATACGCCTCAGACTGGAGAGACATTGTCAGCCTTTTATGCCGGCCTGCAGGCAGGAGCTGATGCGGGGACGGATACGACAGGACTTGATCCGCTTCAGGTGGCGGTTCAATATATCAGAACTGAATTGAACCAGCCGGTGTCCAGAGACAGTATTGTCGTAGATTATGGGGCAACTGCCGCAGATTTTGCAATTACACCTGTGAGCAGCTTCCTCGGTTATGTTACAGGTCTTACCATGGACAGCGGCACATTGAATCTCGATCAGGTAGAGTGGCTTACCCTTGAAGACTCTGGCCGGTTTGCCGCCCTGGGTATCACGGAGGAGGATCTGCCGGGAGGATTCTATATCCTCAACAAATATAAGATTAACGATCCCTACACAGTTACGGAGGAGACGGAGTATAAGCTGATAGACCGTGAGAATCCGGGCTCGCTCCAAAGCGTCAGCAAAGCGGAGTTTATCGCGTATTATGAGCAGTTTACCGACTTTGCTCCTCCATGTATGATTACCGTCAGCAACGATGAAGTTAAGTCGGTCACCGAGGTTTATGTTCCGTAA
- a CDS encoding EamA family transporter yields the protein MKYLISVLIGAMSYGILSTIVVLAYGEGYKLGEVVGTQLLTGCILAWLLALYTKVRESRKQRSRTNTAAAVKQAPALKLAWKHRLLLMLAGAPTVVTGLLYYQSLRYIPASLAIILLFQFTWISVLIQAVSKRQRPDKITVLTLILLFGGTLLAAGILNQGAADFNALGLMLGLLSAVSYSMFIIFSGKAVPAAHPAYRSAWMVTGGLLLLFILFPPYFLFNGLLWSQLLLFGFLLGLFGAFIPPVLFAIGVPHIGGGMAGILGAAELPVAVLLSSFVLHEHVSGLQWTGVVLVLVGVVLPELYKLRWRNSRTVTSSSV from the coding sequence ATGAAATACTTAATCTCCGTGCTCATAGGCGCTATGAGCTACGGCATTTTATCCACAATCGTTGTATTAGCATACGGAGAAGGCTATAAGCTGGGCGAAGTCGTTGGTACGCAGCTGCTGACCGGCTGTATTCTTGCCTGGCTGCTGGCCTTATATACCAAGGTTAGGGAAAGCCGCAAACAGCGCAGCCGTACTAATACTGCGGCAGCTGTCAAACAGGCGCCAGCATTGAAGCTCGCCTGGAAGCACAGACTGCTGCTAATGCTCGCCGGCGCACCAACAGTGGTTACCGGCTTGCTCTACTACCAGTCCCTCCGGTATATTCCGGCTTCGCTCGCCATTATTCTTCTGTTCCAGTTCACCTGGATCAGCGTGCTGATCCAGGCCGTAAGCAAACGCCAGCGTCCGGATAAGATCACCGTGTTGACCTTGATCCTGCTGTTCGGGGGAACGCTGCTGGCGGCCGGAATTCTGAATCAGGGAGCTGCCGATTTTAACGCACTCGGGCTTATGCTTGGGCTGTTATCCGCAGTAAGCTATTCCATGTTCATTATCTTCAGCGGCAAAGCCGTTCCGGCAGCGCATCCGGCCTACCGTAGTGCCTGGATGGTTACCGGCGGCCTGCTGCTGCTGTTCATCCTGTTCCCGCCATACTTCCTGTTTAACGGTTTGCTGTGGAGCCAGCTGCTGTTGTTCGGCTTCCTGCTTGGATTGTTCGGCGCCTTTATCCCGCCAGTCCTGTTCGCAATCGGGGTTCCGCATATCGGCGGAGGCATGGCTGGTATTCTTGGCGCCGCTGAACTGCCGGTTGCTGTACTGCTGTCCTCGTTCGTCCTGCATGAGCATGTTAGCGGCCTGCAGTGGACCGGAGTGGTTCTGGTGCTGGTCGGAGTCGTACTGCCGGAGCTGTATAAGCTGCGGTGGAGAAATTCCCGGACGGTCACTTCATCATCCGTTTAA
- the licT gene encoding BglG family transcription antiterminator LicT, with translation MIIEKIFNNNAIIAKDSGKDELVVMGRGIGYKKNAGDPVDVSLIEKTFVLKQNDASEKFKALMADAPAEYVALCYDIIEYAKHSLKARLSDYIYVTLTDHLTHALDLWDQGIRNTNPLIWEIQRCYPKEYGIGLHALRIIEHYTRVSLPDDEAGNIALHLINAQMNSSGHKIADVTRQTQQIDDILNIVKYSYNNEIDESSVSYERFITHLRYFFQRSRNKEAVESVDDFLLKQVRTKYKKAHSCVLKIEQYLDTRLLDEERLYLTIHIQRVTQRQTE, from the coding sequence TTGATTATCGAAAAGATATTCAATAACAATGCCATTATTGCCAAGGATTCAGGCAAAGATGAATTGGTGGTCATGGGACGCGGGATCGGTTACAAGAAGAACGCAGGTGATCCGGTGGATGTATCCCTGATTGAGAAGACGTTTGTATTGAAGCAGAACGATGCGTCGGAGAAATTCAAGGCGCTCATGGCAGATGCTCCCGCCGAATATGTTGCCTTATGCTACGACATTATCGAATATGCTAAGCATTCCCTGAAAGCTCGTCTAAGTGATTATATCTACGTTACATTGACGGATCATTTGACCCATGCACTAGATCTCTGGGATCAGGGGATCCGCAATACCAATCCGCTCATCTGGGAGATACAGCGCTGTTATCCCAAGGAATATGGTATCGGACTGCATGCCTTGCGGATTATTGAGCATTATACCCGGGTCTCACTGCCGGACGATGAGGCCGGCAATATTGCCCTGCACCTGATTAATGCGCAAATGAACAGCTCCGGTCATAAGATTGCTGATGTCACCAGGCAGACGCAACAGATCGATGACATTCTCAATATTGTTAAGTATTCCTATAACAACGAGATTGATGAGAGTTCGGTCAGCTATGAACGGTTCATTACGCATCTGCGGTATTTTTTTCAGCGGTCACGTAACAAGGAAGCGGTAGAGTCAGTTGATGATTTTCTGCTCAAGCAGGTACGGACCAAATACAAAAAGGCGCATAGCTGTGTACTCAAAATTGAGCAGTACCTGGATACCCGGCTTCTGGATGAGGAAAGGCTGTACTTAACGATTCACATTCAGCGGGTAACGCAAAGACAAACTGAATAA
- a CDS encoding beta-glucoside-specific PTS transporter subunit IIABC, giving the protein MKYDALATEIIRNVGGKENVNGLTHCITRLRFKLKNETLANTDVLKNMDGVVTVIQSGGQYQVVIGNHVSEVYARVMAAGGFQEDGSEAATAGKTSLFNRFIDMISGVFSPTLGVLCATGMIKGFTALFVTLGLITNTSGTYQILNALGDCLFYFFPIFLGYTSAKKFGANIFIGMAIGATLVYPTFSSTMATGEPLYTLFSGTIFESPVYITFLGIPVILMSYTSSVIPIIISTYIGSKLEGFFKKVIPSVVRTFLVPFFTLLVTVPLALIAIGPISTWAGQLLGEGTLFLYNLSPVIEGLLVGAFWQVFVIFGLHWGLVPIALNNMAVLKSDPILAASFGASFAQTGAVLAILLRTKNVKLKSLSIPAIISGIFGVTEPAIYGITLPRKKPFVLSCVAAAVGGGIVGLMGTKGYILGGLGIFGIPSYISPEGMDKGFYGAIAAIVISFILGFILVFFSGFKDEETAESKSTGTPRNTLVKQETVGSPLKGQVRALSELTDEAFSTGAMGKGIAIEPLEGKVYSPVDGVLTTLFASGHAIGITSDNGVDILIHVGKDTVKLKGKYFTPKAKQGDLVKKGQLLMEFDVAAIREAGYTLTTPVIISNSAEYLDVIETDLKSIDYRENLLTVMI; this is encoded by the coding sequence GTGAAATATGATGCACTCGCAACAGAAATTATCAGGAACGTCGGCGGCAAAGAAAATGTAAACGGATTAACCCATTGTATAACCCGTCTGCGCTTCAAACTTAAGAACGAAACACTGGCCAATACAGATGTGCTGAAAAATATGGATGGAGTTGTTACGGTCATTCAGAGCGGTGGCCAGTATCAGGTCGTCATCGGCAATCATGTATCTGAGGTCTATGCCCGGGTTATGGCTGCGGGCGGATTCCAGGAAGACGGGTCAGAGGCAGCCACGGCCGGTAAAACAAGCCTGTTCAACAGGTTTATCGATATGATCTCCGGGGTATTCTCTCCAACGCTTGGAGTGCTGTGCGCAACAGGAATGATTAAGGGCTTCACTGCCCTATTTGTGACGCTGGGTCTGATTACAAATACTTCAGGTACCTACCAGATTCTGAATGCGCTCGGGGATTGCCTGTTCTATTTCTTCCCGATATTCCTCGGGTATACGTCGGCCAAGAAGTTTGGCGCCAACATCTTTATCGGAATGGCTATTGGTGCTACATTGGTGTATCCGACGTTTAGCAGCACCATGGCAACCGGCGAGCCGCTCTATACGCTGTTTAGCGGAACGATCTTTGAATCTCCGGTCTATATTACCTTCCTGGGGATTCCGGTCATCCTGATGTCTTATACGTCCAGCGTCATTCCGATCATCATCTCTACTTATATCGGATCTAAGCTGGAAGGCTTTTTCAAAAAGGTGATTCCGAGTGTGGTACGCACATTCCTGGTCCCGTTCTTCACCCTGCTCGTCACCGTTCCGCTGGCCCTGATCGCCATCGGTCCTATCTCCACCTGGGCGGGACAACTGCTGGGAGAGGGAACCCTGTTCCTCTACAATCTCAGCCCGGTTATTGAAGGCTTGCTGGTTGGCGCGTTCTGGCAGGTATTCGTCATCTTCGGCCTGCACTGGGGTCTGGTGCCGATTGCGCTCAACAACATGGCTGTGCTGAAATCCGATCCGATTCTGGCAGCTTCCTTCGGGGCTTCCTTTGCCCAGACCGGTGCCGTGCTGGCCATTCTGCTGCGGACGAAGAACGTGAAGCTAAAGTCATTGTCTATTCCGGCAATCATCTCAGGAATCTTCGGTGTCACTGAACCTGCTATATACGGGATTACGCTGCCGCGCAAGAAGCCATTTGTCTTAAGCTGTGTCGCTGCGGCAGTCGGAGGCGGTATTGTCGGTCTGATGGGCACCAAAGGCTATATTCTCGGCGGTCTGGGCATCTTCGGCATCCCAAGCTATATCAGTCCGGAGGGTATGGATAAAGGATTCTACGGTGCAATCGCGGCGATTGTAATCAGCTTTATATTAGGCTTCATTCTTGTATTCTTCTCCGGATTTAAGGATGAAGAGACTGCAGAGAGCAAGAGCACAGGCACCCCGCGTAATACGCTGGTGAAGCAGGAGACTGTGGGAAGTCCGCTGAAGGGCCAGGTCAGAGCGCTGTCCGAGCTGACAGACGAAGCCTTCTCTACAGGAGCCATGGGTAAGGGCATCGCGATTGAGCCGCTGGAAGGCAAGGTATATTCACCAGTAGACGGGGTGTTAACCACATTGTTCGCATCCGGGCATGCCATAGGGATCACCAGTGATAACGGGGTAGATATTCTGATTCATGTGGGCAAGGATACCGTCAAATTAAAGGGCAAATACTTCACCCCAAAGGCCAAGCAAGGAGATCTGGTCAAAAAAGGCCAGCTGCTGATGGAGTTTGATGTAGCGGCGATTAGAGAGGCAGGCTATACCCTGACCACACCGGTCATTATTTCAAATTCCGCCGAGTATCTCGATGTGATTGAGACGGACCTGAAGAGCATTGATTACAGGGAGAATCTGCTGACGGTAATGATCTGA
- a CDS encoding 6-phospho-beta-glucosidase, with the protein MSTMYTSFPEDFLWGGATAANQLEGGFDAGGKGLSTADVITAGTHTISRRITPVLEAGSNYPSHEAVDFYHRYKEDIALFAEMGFKVFRLSIAWSRIFPNGDDAQPNEEGLQFYDQVFAELKKHQIEPLVTISHYEAPFHLAEAYNGWADRRTIDFYVRYCEVIFNRYKDSVKYWLTFNEINILTMPFGTFMAGAIMPQGNAELGTSAAGDNEQLRYQALHHQFLASAKAVKLGHTINENFQIGCMIAYMCSYPLTCNPEDVLLAQRKDNLSNFLCSDVQVRGAYPGFATRYFKEKNIELQQEAEDGQTLRDGCVDFYTFSYYSSTCVSAAPDQEAIGGNLSMGLKNPYLQASAWDWQIDPQGLRWSLNHIYNRYGIPMMVVENGLGAVDTVETDGSIQDGYRIDYLREHVKTMGEALEDGVELIGYTPWGCIDLVSAGTGEMKKRYGFIYVDKDNEGNGTLDRSRKDSFYWYKNVIASNGTQLD; encoded by the coding sequence ATGAGCACAATGTACACAAGTTTTCCGGAGGATTTCCTGTGGGGCGGGGCAACCGCTGCCAATCAGCTGGAAGGCGGATTCGATGCTGGAGGCAAGGGATTAAGCACTGCCGATGTGATTACTGCCGGAACGCATACAATATCCAGAAGAATCACCCCGGTACTGGAAGCCGGTTCTAACTATCCTAGTCATGAGGCAGTGGATTTCTATCACCGCTATAAGGAGGATATCGCTCTGTTTGCCGAAATGGGCTTCAAAGTCTTCCGTTTATCCATCGCCTGGTCACGGATTTTTCCGAATGGGGATGATGCGCAGCCGAATGAGGAGGGCCTTCAATTCTACGATCAGGTCTTTGCCGAACTCAAAAAGCATCAGATCGAACCGCTGGTGACGATCTCCCATTATGAAGCCCCTTTCCACCTGGCTGAAGCCTACAACGGGTGGGCGGACCGCAGAACGATTGACTTCTACGTCCGTTACTGTGAAGTGATCTTCAATAGATACAAGGACAGTGTGAAATACTGGCTGACCTTCAACGAAATCAATATTCTGACGATGCCGTTCGGGACTTTCATGGCAGGAGCGATCATGCCGCAAGGCAATGCAGAGCTTGGCACTTCGGCAGCCGGTGACAATGAGCAATTGCGTTATCAGGCGCTGCATCACCAGTTCCTCGCAAGCGCCAAAGCCGTGAAGCTGGGGCATACAATCAATGAGAATTTCCAGATCGGATGCATGATTGCCTATATGTGTTCTTACCCGCTGACGTGTAATCCGGAAGATGTTCTGCTGGCGCAGCGAAAGGATAATCTGAGCAATTTCCTCTGCTCGGATGTTCAGGTCAGAGGCGCATATCCGGGCTTCGCCACAAGATATTTCAAAGAGAAGAATATTGAGCTTCAGCAGGAGGCGGAGGACGGGCAGACGCTGCGGGACGGCTGTGTAGATTTCTACACCTTCAGCTATTATTCATCCACCTGTGTGAGCGCAGCTCCGGATCAGGAGGCTATCGGCGGCAATCTGTCGATGGGGCTTAAGAATCCATATCTGCAGGCGAGCGCCTGGGATTGGCAGATTGACCCGCAAGGGCTCAGATGGTCCCTGAATCATATTTACAACCGTTATGGCATTCCTATGATGGTAGTGGAGAATGGACTTGGCGCTGTAGATACCGTTGAAACGGACGGTTCAATCCAAGACGGTTACCGGATCGATTATTTGCGGGAACATGTCAAGACAATGGGTGAAGCGCTGGAGGACGGGGTAGAATTGATCGGCTACACTCCCTGGGGCTGCATTGATCTGGTCAGTGCAGGAACAGGCGAAATGAAGAAGCGCTACGGATTCATCTACGTCGACAAGGACAATGAAGGGAACGGCACACTGGACAGATCCCGCAAAGACAGCTTCTACTGGTACAAGAATGTGATCGCCAGCAACGGAACACAGCTGGATTAA
- a CDS encoding tetratricopeptide repeat protein — protein sequence MGNISSDEQMHSEIEETRCQSCGGREIEAGFTLALCHECRTQLSRRPVPVWIKGITVVIVILLVYAMAHFPSTLTAGIHYKRGVQAYADHKNLTAAREFEQASERFPDSTKILARLFLAYYHSDRINEANQVFGRISGEEAEDEEMANQINTVITEMDRRYYAEEELEDILAEEELEPRIKKLKQYITGHPENVSGQYYLADSLFDAKQFTEVESIMLKLRESEPDFDIATLLLAAAYRETKQYDKAAVEVQSVLSGNTESDHAYFALSRIELKQHKDEQGLSDAQKAYELNPDNGANIANLALANHYTQHLDERDHLVALLQNRDDYSQQELDQLTSVFNATTAWRD from the coding sequence ATGGGAAATATATCTTCCGATGAACAAATGCACTCTGAGATTGAAGAGACCCGGTGTCAGAGCTGCGGGGGAAGGGAGATTGAAGCAGGATTTACGTTAGCGTTATGCCATGAGTGCCGGACGCAGCTCTCCAGGCGGCCGGTTCCTGTCTGGATCAAGGGTATCACAGTGGTAATTGTTATTTTGCTGGTATATGCTATGGCTCACTTTCCATCCACACTGACAGCAGGTATACATTACAAGCGGGGTGTACAGGCATATGCAGATCATAAGAACCTTACAGCCGCCCGCGAATTTGAACAAGCATCAGAGCGTTTTCCCGATTCAACCAAGATCCTTGCCCGTCTGTTTCTGGCCTATTACCATTCAGACCGGATAAACGAAGCCAATCAGGTATTTGGCAGAATTAGCGGCGAAGAGGCAGAAGACGAGGAGATGGCCAATCAGATCAATACAGTGATTACTGAAATGGACCGCCGTTATTATGCGGAAGAAGAGCTGGAGGACATACTGGCTGAAGAGGAGCTTGAGCCTCGGATCAAGAAGCTGAAACAATACATAACCGGGCATCCCGAGAATGTCTCTGGGCAATATTATCTGGCAGACAGTCTCTTTGATGCCAAGCAGTTTACTGAAGTAGAATCCATAATGCTGAAGCTGCGGGAGTCAGAACCTGATTTTGATATTGCGACTCTGCTGTTAGCTGCAGCTTATAGGGAAACCAAGCAATACGACAAAGCGGCCGTAGAAGTTCAATCTGTGCTTAGCGGAAACACGGAGAGCGACCATGCTTATTTTGCCTTAAGCAGAATTGAACTGAAGCAGCATAAGGATGAGCAAGGCTTGAGTGACGCACAGAAAGCATATGAGCTGAATCCGGATAATGGTGCGAATATCGCCAATTTGGCGCTTGCCAATCACTATACTCAGCATTTGGATGAGCGTGACCATCTGGTGGCCTTGCTGCAGAACCGTGACGACTATAGTCAACAGGAACTGGATCAGTTAACTTCGGTCTTCAACGCGACAACGGCCTGGCGGGACTAA
- a CDS encoding DUF3267 domain-containing protein: MFFIPGFILSIVTFPGVIVHEFAHQLFCRLFRTSVLDVCYFRVGNPSGYVVHEQPGSQSHQIWIGLGPFFINTVIGALIALPSAIPVIQFGNATLIDYILIWLGVSIAMHSFPSTGDAKNIWSSIKDKETSWLMKIIVSPIVGLIYLCSIGSVVWLDFIYGVAVATGIPYLLVNLLA, from the coding sequence ATGTTTTTTATTCCGGGATTTATTCTATCTATCGTTACGTTTCCGGGTGTAATTGTTCATGAATTTGCCCATCAGCTTTTCTGCAGATTGTTCCGGACCTCAGTCCTCGATGTCTGCTATTTCCGGGTTGGTAATCCTTCCGGATATGTGGTGCATGAACAGCCCGGTTCTCAGTCTCATCAGATATGGATCGGGCTCGGCCCATTCTTCATTAATACGGTCATTGGCGCTTTGATTGCGTTGCCTTCAGCTATTCCGGTGATTCAGTTCGGAAACGCAACGTTAATTGATTATATATTGATCTGGCTGGGCGTATCCATTGCGATGCATTCCTTCCCGAGCACCGGTGATGCCAAGAATATCTGGAGCAGTATCAAGGACAAGGAGACCTCCTGGCTGATGAAAATAATAGTGTCCCCTATTGTCGGGCTCATCTACCTTTGTTCCATTGGTTCGGTTGTGTGGCTGGACTTCATCTATGGCGTCGCTGTAGCCACAGGCATTCCTTATCTACTCGTCAATTTACTAGCTTAA